The following proteins are encoded in a genomic region of Fusarium oxysporum f. sp. lycopersici 4287 chromosome 1, whole genome shotgun sequence:
- a CDS encoding 60S ribosomal protein L23, with product MAKISRGAPGGKLKMTLGLPVGAVMNCADNSGARNLYIIAVKGIGARLNRLPAGGVGDMVMATVKKGKPELRKKVHPAVIVRQSKPWKRFDGVFLYFEDNAGVIVNPKGEMKGSAITGPVGKEAAELWPRIASNSGVVM from the exons ATGGCCAAGATCTC CCGTGGTGCCCCTGGtggcaagctcaagatgacCCTGGGTCTCCCTGT CGGTGCCGTCATGAACTGCGCCGACAACTCGGGTGCCCGAAACCTCTACATCATCGCCGTCAAGGGTATCGGTGCCCGCCTGAACCGATTGCCCGCCGGTGGTGTCGGTGACATGGTCATGGCCACCGtcaagaagggaaagcctGAGCTCCGAAAGAAGGTCCACCCCGCCGTCATCGTCCGACAGTCCAAGCCCTGGAAGCGATTCGACGGTGTCTTCCTGTACTTTGAGGACAACGCTGGTGTC ATCGTCAACCCCAAGGGTGAGATGAAGGGCTCTGCCATCACTGGCCCCGTCGGTaaggaggctgctgagctGTGGCCC CGTATTGCCAGCAACTCCGGTGTCGTCATGTAA
- a CDS encoding hypothetical protein (At least one base has a quality score < 10), with translation MDRSRRMPQRRRPLGASASPTSTSEASFDLNPLTSPVVSHTNTTTPQGVGGRRSAKPLQHAFTFSSPSSSRNSNAKKRSTTMDNYPIPDEGEHGPKKGGHSLRKRARVDYTFEHIDDDVVVPNSTSSARGKKRRSEVNFDTDDFYSNDSKRRGASMGADTPSNRRRNPTRKSSDLKAYHQAALQEDDNDVQDTIEVGAYYSDVDDSELRDAASNNSSPQNKMPSKDSPKRSPQNESTKDAFAAPQVGENQHQLETKETLSVPQVEQISSDKVSSAVEPTRTSIEEPVSQPTEPQAEKLPKVEPEPESLSTTHKSPAAEGVNEVKPPAVAVADAQSEPAATAAPDSNPVEVEPEVETEAVSEPVPAPTIAPLPITADENNKSEPVHSPIVPASEPVPVPVNGVAEAPTTEPLPQDPSEPALSLINTNNNTDTDTNIKQESSHLITNIYQFPTSTDKLIDLHQDDKMNAMGNTEIDPVQDEHPTQDVEMTDAAPLDTQELVQEPVQEPASKPAQESMEFTQEPEQLSQMPEQEPVEEPTTAPLPPAASSPSASRARSASPPKPPSKPPSASPAREIEELRQSVENVASPQNVTSNDVPTPVEVNGDSTKDEKVNNETVENNKDKESAQVPPTADEFPIPDSPEIPLTQEEPPTISSPTELKAPTPPPTETIETPASSAPSDTKASPQKPVAPRIAMESMPQPTPVGRWSHLRPYVDGEFTLYPEKKGRSDEDGANDDTTPEGKDTDMEPMVDDQYDIVDGVGLEAPTPALNTPTRGSPVADSTDPTAFNSPAPGGDDGDDADVSESQEVPERTRYYKYRKLRDPEEYISILENYEDMSTEDLYELLEAVNVSMVQWQDEWNDLGAVVDDYENSLRRRAADAKYEARTRNLNQHGLNYEEPEFAVKGYKSRDKEGLNETRYLQGQDRIMAAAYGFEYDPHPSKIGKQNPETQQVGIMTRGRSLRNQPRQTAKATETDEVVGKRQRKPVQLFDPATQDVSRSSTPVPPTRGGRRRKNANAEDEPQTNLSVSFNTEAASDNEASGPKTRRKRGRGKNAAVAEEPAPTPDAEEPVQESPAKPTRRGRARPAVKYEEADPNEFVDDEPQEEEEVQEKEEKAPVRRALVTLKLPRAYYTDVTPENEITDNGDSRPTTASSEASGHTVESSYSFRPKRQKRFRDDPNEAEESAQAPPKKKGKRTSGGTTTTEVPSNASTPAPSVEPAQVPNSRKIQKIKVVRSGQDAKNGGTPAPQAPHPVAVPATGPPSAPPSVAGDDGDDTPKDYKSMTKSEKMSASMKNRWANGNMAGAVEKRKATLAAKKAAQAAAEQRTGVAAPNKPKGKATVKREPSSLKMQMQPDQPQMPPQQPPMLHQPPPMHPHQHELPPHQYHPHQHQHQHPPHPLHLQQQPPMHQLTLNIYLLPLTNLLVRLEILLLLLLSCMAILNTTATAIATECPVWDTPTRGYESTKLVPGLIIQ, from the exons ATGGATCGCTCGCGCCGGATGCCGCAACGTCGCCGTCCGTTGggagcttctgcttctcctaCTTCTACTTCAGAGGCTTCCTTTGACCTGAATCCACTCACAAGTCCTGTTGTTTCTCACACTAATACCACAACGCCTCAAGGTGTTGGTGGCCGCCGCTCAGCCAAACCTCTCCAGCACGCCTTcactttctcttctccaagcaGTAGTCGCAATTCGAATGCGAAGAAGCGTTCTACTACTATGGATAACTATCCAATTCCTGATGAGGGTGAGCATGGGCCCAAAAAGGGCGGCCACAGTCTTCGTAAGCGTGCTCGCGTGGATTACACGTTTGAGCACATCGACGACGATGTTGTCGTTCCCAATTCCACCTCTTCAGCACGCGGCAAAAAGCGAAGGTCCGAGGTCAACTTTGACACAGATGACTTTTACAGCAATGACTCTAAGAGGCGAGGCGCCTCCATGGGTGCTGACACCCCGTCCAATCGCCGGAGGAATCCGACACGAAAATCCAGTGACCTCAAGGCATATCATCAAGCTGCCTTGCAAGAAGATGATAACGACGTCCAAGACACAATTGAAGTCGGTGCCTATTACTCAGATGTCGATGACTCTGAGCTAAGAGACGCTGCTTCAAATAACTCATCCCCTCAGAATAAGATGCCATCAAAGGACTCACCTAAAAGATCCCCCCAAAATGAGTCCACCAAGGATGCATTTGCCGCTCCTCAAGTTGGTGAgaatcaacaccaacttgAAACAAAAGAAACTTTATCTGTTCCCCAGGTCGAGCAAATCTCCTCAGACAAAGTTTCTTCTGCTGTGGAACCTACACGAACCTCTATCGAGGAACCTGTATCTCAACCTACAGAACCGCAGGCCGAAAAACTTCCCAAAGTGGAACCCGAGCCGGAATCACTGAGTACAACGCATAAGTCTCCAGCTGCAGAAGGTGTTAATGAAGTAAAGCCGCCagcagtggcagtggcagaTGCACAATCTGAACCAGCCGCCACGGCAGCGCCAGATTCTAATCCAGTTGAAGTGGAACCAGAGGTAGAAACAGAGGCAGTGTCAGAGCCAGTGCCAGCACCGACGATAGCACCTCTGCCAATTACAGCCGACGAGAACAATAAGAGTGAACCTGTTCACTCACCTATTGTTCCTGCATCTGAACCAGTGCCAGTGCCTGTCAATGGAGTTGCTGAAGCCCCTACTACCgaacctcttcctcaagatccttctgAGCCTGCTCTCtctctcatcaacaccaacaacaacaccgaTACCGATACCAACATCAAGCAAgaatcatctcatctcatcacaAATATCTATCAATTTCCTACATCAACGGACAAGCTAATCGACCTTCATCAAGACGACAAGATGAACGCAATGGGCAATACGGAGATCGATCCTGTTCAAGACGAGCATCCCACTCAAGATGTCGAAATGACTGATGCCGCGCCTCTTGATACACAAGAGCTTGTGCAAGAGCCTGTACAAGAGCCTGCAAGCAAGCCTGCACAAGAGTCCATGGAGTTCACACAAGAACCCGAACAACTTTCACAAATGCCCGAACAAGAACCTGTGGAAGAGCCTACGACAGCACCTCTACCCCCAGCTGCGTCGTCCCCTTCTGCATCAAGAGCTCGCTCtgcatcaccaccaaagccacCCTCAAAaccaccatcagcatcacctGCTCgagagattgaagagctTCGACAGTCTGTTGAGAACGTCGCATCTCCCCAAAATGTCACCTCCAACGATGTTCCCACACCTGTGGAGGTGAACGGCGACTCGACAAAGGATGAGAAGGTGAACAATGAGACTGTTGAAAACAATAAAGACAAAGAGTCCGCACAAGTGCCGCCCACTGCCGACGAATTTCCAATCCCAGACTCGCCTGAGATTCCTCTCACTCAAGAGGAACCTCCCACCATTTCGAGCCCTACCGAATTGAAAGCTCCTACTCCACCTCCTACTGAGACCATCGAAactcctgcttcttctgctcccTCAGACACAAAAGCAAGTCCGCAGAAGCCTGTTGCTCCCCGAATTGCCATGGAGTCAATGCCACAGCCTACCCCCGTCGGCCGCTGGTCACATCTTAGGCCTTATGTCGATGGAGAGTTTACACTATACCCAGAAAAGAAGGGTCGCTCTGATGAAGACGGTGCCAATGATGACACAACACCTGAAGGAAAGGACACTGATATGGAGCCCATGGTGGACGATCAGTATGATATTGTGGATGGGGTGGGCCTCGAAGCACCTACACCAGCACTGAATACTCCTACGCGCGGCTCTCCAGTGGCCGACTCCACAGATCCTACAGCTTTCAATTCACCCGCTCCAGGTGgagatgatggtgatgacgCTGACGTCTCTGAATCTCAGGAAGTTCCAGAACGTACACGTTATTACAAATATAGAAAGCTCAGAGACCCTGAGGAGTACATCTCCATCCTCGAGAACTACGAGGACATGTCAACTGAAGACCTATACGAACTCCTCGAGGCCGTCAATGTCTCCATGGTTCAGTGGCAGGACGAGTGGAATGATCTGGGCGCTGTTGTTGACGATTACGAGAACTCGCTCCGTAGACGAGCTGCCGATGCCAAGTATGAAGCCCGTACTCGCAACCTCAACCAGCATGGCCTTAACTACGAGGAACCTGAATTCGCTGTCAAGGGCTACAAGTCTCGCGACAAAGAAGGTCTCAATGAGACCCGTTAtcttcaaggacaagatcGTATTATGGCTGCTGCCTACGGCTTTGAATACGATCCTCATCCTTCAAAGATTGGCAAGCAAAACCCCGAAACCCAACAGGTCGGAATCATGACCCGTGGACGATCTCTACGAAACCAACCCCGACAGACCGCAAAGGCCACTGAGACGGACGAGGTTGTCGGCAAACGTCAGCGCAAGCCTGTCCAGCTCTTCGATCCCGCAACACAGGATGTCAGTCGAAGCTCAACACCTGTGCCACCCACTCGTGGTGGTCGTCGACGCAAGAACGCCAACGCTGAGGATGAGCCTCAAACCAACCTTTCAGTCAGTTTCAACACTGAGGCTGCCTCGGACAATGAGGCTTCGGGTCCCAAGACTAGACGTAAGCGTGGTCGCGGCAAGAATGCTGCTGTTGCCGAAGAACCTGCCCCTACACCAGACGCCGAGGAACCAGTTCAAGAATCGCCAGCAAAGCCTACTCGCCGTGGCCGTGCCAGACCTGCCGTCAAGTACGAAGAGGCTGATCCCAATGAGTTTGTCGATGACGAACcccaagaggaagaagaagtgcaggagaaggaagagaaggcgCCTGTCCGCCGTGCCCTTGTTACTCTCAAGCTTCCCAGGGCCTACTATACCGATGTCACACCTGAAAACGAGATCACCGATAACGGCGACTCTCGCCCTACCACCGCGTCCTCTGAAGCATCTGGCCACACTGTTGAGTCATCTTATTCGTTCCGACCCAAGCGACAGAAGCGCTTCCGTGACGATCCCAACGAAGCTGAAGAGTCGGCTCAGGCAccgcccaagaagaagggcaagcgAACCAGCGGGggcaccaccaccactgaGGTTCCATCTAATGCTTCTACACCAGCTCCCTCTGTTGAACCAGCACAGGTGCCAAACAGCCGTAAGATTCAAAAGATCAAAGTTGTCAGATCTGGCCAGGATGCCAAGAACGGAGGGACACCCGCACCTCAAGCGCCTCATCCTGTTGCTGTTCCTGCTACAGGACCTCCCTCCGCTCCCCCATCTGTCGCAGGGGACGATGGAGATGATACCCCCAAAGATTACAAGTCCATGACCAAGTCAGAGAAGATGTCTGCATCTATGAAGA ATCGTTGGGCCAATGGAAATATGGCTGGAGCCGTTGAGAAACGCAAGGCGACCCTGGCGGCTAAGAAGGCTGCTCAAGCGGCAGCCGAGCAAAGAACAGGTGTCGCCGCTCCCAACAAGCCTAAAGGCAAAGCCACCGTCAAGAGAGAGCCTTCCTCTCTcaagatgcagatgcagccTGATCAACCACAGATGCCACCACAGCAACCGCCCATGCTGCATCAACCGCCGCCTATGCACCCTCATCAGCATGAGCTTCCTCCTCACCAGTATCACCCTCaccagcatcagcaccaacACCCGCCTCACCCGCtgcatcttcagcaacaacctCCGATGCATCAGCTCACCCTCAACATCTACCTCCTCCCCCTCACCAACCTCCTCGTCAGGCTGGaaatcctcctcctcctcctcctttcATGCATggccatcctcaacaccacagccACGGCCATAGCCACGGAATGCCCGGTATGGGATACCCCTACTAGAGGATACGAGAGCACGAAACTGGTCCCCGGACTGATCATCCAATGA
- a CDS encoding malate dehydrogenase (oxaloacetate-decarboxylating), producing MFKLSKSSPVHRFRLYPSTMRYLNLTNNYATKADHSKKSKFGDLPLSTTGPINCALSGTSLLNTPYLNKGSAFPPDERREFNLTGLLPQGVQTLEQQCKRAYEQYSSRPDDLAKNTFLASLKDQNEVLYYKLLQLHLDEMMSIIYTPTEGDAIQNYSRLFRRPEGCYLNIRDPDHVHHNLAQWGNPEDIDYIVVSDGEEILGIGDQGVGGILISVAKLVLTTLCAGVHPNRTLPVVLDCGTDNKELLDDELYLGLKEKRVRGEEYAKFVDTFVQSARKLYPKAYIHFEDFGLTNARKILDRYRPDFACFNDDVQGTGCVTLAAILSGLHVSKQKLKDLRMVVFGAGSAGLGIADQVRDAIATEGNMSHEEAAKQIWLIDKSGLLTSETEGVTDAQKIFAKDASEWKDKDADLLSVIKEVRPNVLVGTSTKPGAFTEDVIRAMAEHHERPIVLPLSNPTRLHEAKPEDILKWTDGKALVATGSPFPPVKGPWGKDGSEITINVGECNNSVVFPGIGLGCVLSRAKHLTDRMLVAAVEGVSSLSPVLKDSTAPLLPDVDSVRDVSVRIARNVIQAAVKDGEATQEGIPEKEEDLEEWIREQMWDPVYRPLKKVDLEGATREARGELKKAGTVHRVGHT from the exons ATGTTCAAATTATCCAAATCATCCCCTGTCCATCGCTTCCGTTTATATCCCTCCACTATGCGATACTTGAATCTCACCAACAACTATGCCACAAAGGCAGATCATTCCAAAAAGTCCAAGTTTGGTGATCTACCACTCAGCACCACTGGTCCTATTAACTGCGCACTCAGTGGTACATCACTATTGAACACACCATATCTGAACAAGGGATCTGCTTTTCCTCCAGATGAGCGTCGGGAGTTTAATCTCACAGGCTTGCTACCTCAAGGTGTTCAGACACTTGAACAGCAATGCAAACGCGCATATGAGCAATATTCATCAAGGCCTGACGATTTAGCCAAAAATACCTTTCTCGCTTCACTAAAGGATCAAAATGAGGTTCTGTACTACAAG CTTCTGCAACTTCATctcgatgagatgatgagcaTCATCTATACGCCAACTGAAGGCGATGCTATTCAGAATTACTCTCGACTCTTTAGACGTCCAGAAGGTTGCTATCTTAACATCCGAGACCCAGATCATGTGCATCACAATCTAGCGCAATGGGGAAACCCTGAAGATATTGACTACATTGTCGTATCTG ACGGCGAAGAAATTCTCGGCATTGGTGACCAAGGTGTTGGCGGTATTCTCATCTCCGTCGCCAAGTTAGTCCTCACCACTCTCTGTGCAGGCGTCCATCCAAACAGAACCCTTCCAGTTGTCCTCGACTGCGGCACAGACAACAAGGAGCTTCTCGATGATGAGCTATATCTTGGTCTCAAAGAGAAGCGTGTCCGCGGTGAAGAGTACGCCAAGTTTGTCGACACATTTGTGCAGTCTGCCAGGAAGCTCTACCCCAAGGCCTACATCCACTTTGAGGACTTTGGTTTAACCAACG CGAGGAAGATTCTTGATCGGTATCGTCCAGACTTTGCTTGCTTCAACGATGATGTCCAAGGAACAGGCTGTGTAACTCTCGCAGCCATCCTGTCAGGTCTACACGTCAGCAAGCAAAAGCTCAAAGACCTCCGAATGGTCGTCTTTGGAGCCGGTAGCGCTGGACTTGGTATCGCAGACCAAGTTCGAGATGCTATTGCCACGGAAGGAAATATGAGCCATGAGGAGGCAGCAAAGCAGATCTG GTTGATCGACAAGTCTGGTCTCCTCACCTCGGAAACTGAAGGTGTCACGGATGCTCAAAAGATCTTTGCTAAGGATGCTTCAGAGTGGAAAGACAAGGACGCTGATCTCCTGTCCGTGATCAAAGAGGTCCGTCCTAATGTTCTTGTTGGTACGTCTACCAAGCCTGGTGCCTTCACCGAGGATGTCATCCGCGCCATGGCTGAGCACCACGAGCGCCCTATTGTTCTTCCTCTCTCAAATCCCACACGTCTTCATGAGGCCAAGCCAGAAGATATCCTCAAATGGACCGATGGAAAGGCCCTTGTAGCCACAGGCTCACCCTTCCCACCTGTCAAGGGCCCATGGGGCAAGGACGGTTCTGAAATCACCATCAATGTCGGCGAATGCAACAACTCAGTTGTCTTCCCAGGCATCGGTCTCGGCTGCGTGCTCTCCCGTGCCAAGCACTTGACAGATCGCATGCTTGTAGCCGCTGTGGAGGGAGTTTCCTCACTGAGCCCTGTTCTCAAAGACTCAACGGCTCCTCTTCTCCCAGACGTGGATTCAGTGCGGGATGTCAGTGTCCGCATTGCCCGCAATGTGATACAAGCAGCTGTCAAGGATGGTGAGGCTACACAGGAGGGCATCcctgagaaggaagaagatttgGAGGAGTGGATCAGGGAGCAGATGTGGGATCCCGTCTACAGGCCgttgaagaaggttgatTTGGAGGGTGCCACCAGAGAGGCTCGAGGTGAGCTTAAGAAGGCTGGAACAGTTCATCGAGTGGGTCATACATAG
- a CDS encoding hypothetical protein (At least one base has a quality score < 10) gives MESTVDERTKLAYQNRWRTLAKNPKLIVIALFASFGGFEYGYQQGVLGQSLVMHRFKENFPSIVNSSSATGWLTSILQLGGILGSLSAGVFGEVYSRKYTMFMACCWVILGSYLYIEGTKDNASMLYAGRFFTGIGAGTFSGVGPLYNAELSSPELRGFLVSFYQFCTILGIMLSFWIGYGSNYIGGTGEGQSNLAWMLPSIIQGIPAVLLALGIWWLPFSPRWLVKQGRDEEALKTLSYLRNLPIEHELIQVEYKEIKAEALFEQRAFAKNFPNLAAKEQGSVWMAQFAQYYQIFRTKDNFKRVATAWLVMFWQQWSGIDAIIYYASQVFESLGLTGGTQALLATGVTGVVFFVFTLPAMAIIDKVGRKPMLYVGSIVMLISMVLAGIIVAKFQHDWETHSAAGWVAVAFIWLYVGAFGATWGPVSWTLVAEIFPLSIRSKGSSIGASSNWLNNFAVAFYVPPMFETLEWGTYIFFAVFLACSMVWLYFCLPETKGATLEDMDRVFGSHTGEEDAKMLDEARRDVGLGIELEVDALKAEKALVEDGEIDTRPSHHENA, from the exons atggagTCGACAGTTGACGAGCGGACGAAGCTCGCCTACCAAAACCGATGGAGGACTCTCGCCAAGAACCCCaagctcatcgtcatcgctctCTTCGCCTC CTTCGGCGGCTTCGAATATGGCTACCAACAAGGTGTCCTAGGCCAGTCCCTGGTGATGCATCGCTTCAAGGAAAACTTCCCCTCTATCGTCAACTCGTCCTCAGCCACTGGCTGGCTCACCTCGATCCTTCAGCTCGGTGGTATTTTGGGCTCGTTGTCCGCTGGTGTCTTTGGTGAAGTCTACTCACGAAAGTATACTATGTTTATGGCTTGCTGCTGGGTTATTCTTGGTAGTTATTTGTATATCGAAGGAACCAAGGATAATGCTTCTATGCTCTATGCTGGTCGATTCTTCACTGGTATCGGAGCAGGCACTTTCAGTGGTGTTGG TCCTCTCTACAACGCCGAATTATCGTCTCCCGAACTCCGTGGCTTCCTCGTCTCCTTCTACCAATTCTGCACTATCCTCGGTATCATGCTCTCATTCTGGATCGGATACGGCAGCAACTACATCGGCGGCACAGGAGAAGGCCAAAGTAACCTCGCATGGATGCTCCCATCCATCATCCAAGGAATCCCTGCTGTTCTTCTCGCTCTTGGAATCTGGTGGTTGCCATTTTCCCCACGTTGGCTCGTCAAGCAGGGTCGTGATGAGGAGGCTCTCAAGACACTGTCCTACCTTCGCAACCTTCCCATCGAGCACGAGCTCATTCAGGTGGAGTacaaggagatcaaggcaGAGGCTCTCTTTGAACAGCGCGCATTCGCCAAGAACTTCCCCAATCTGGCTGCTAAAGAGCAGGGCAGTGTCTGGATGGCCCAGTTTGCTCAGTACTATCAGATCTTCCGCACCAAGGACAACTTCAAACGAGTTGCTACAGCTTGGCTGGTTATGTTCTGGCAGCAGTGGTCGGGCATCGACGCGATCATCTACTATGCCAGCCAAGTCTTTGAAAGTCTAGGTCTTACCGGAGGAACGCAGGCTCTATTGGCGACGGGAGTTACGGGCGTTGtgttcttcgtcttcactTTACCTGCGATGGCGATCATCGACAAGGTTGGACGAAAGCCCATGCTTTATGTTGGATCCATCGTCATGCTTATCTCCATGGTTCTCGCCGGTATTATTGTCGCCAAGTTCCAGCACGATTGGGAGACGCATAGTGCTGCAGGTTGGGTTGCCGTGGCTTTCATCTGGCTCTACGTTGGAGCTTTTGGAGCTACTTGGGGTCCTGTGTCATGGACTCTTGTTGCCGAGATCTTCCCTCTGTCTATCCGATCCAAGGGTTCTTCGATTGGTGCCTCCAGTAACTGG CTCAACAACTTTGCTGTTGCCTTTTACGTGCCCCCAATGTTTGAGACTCTCGAATGGGGCACTTACATCTTCTTTGCCGTTTTCTTGGCATGCAGTATGGTCTGGCTGTACTTTTGTCTTCCAGAAACGAAGGGTGCTACTCTCGAGGATATGGACCGGGTCTTCGGAAGCCACACTGGTGAAGAGGACGCAAAGATGCTGGATGAGGCGCGCCGAGATGTTGGTCTCGGAATCGAGCTAGAGGTTGACGCTTTGAAGGCTGAGAAGGCGTTGGTGGAGGATGGAGAGATTGACACAAGGCCATCTCACCACGAGAACGCTTAG
- a CDS encoding subtilisin: MVNFKSLTFAATTLLGLVNAAPTTAKVDSSKIIPGKYIVTLKSDIAAADVESHLSWVEDVHKRGLNKRAEKGVERTYNGKYGFHGYAGSFDKSTIKEIKENPDVAIVEEDREWVINWVEEEEEEAETLAKRALTTQSGATWGLGTVSHRSRGSTSYIYDTNAGTNTYAYVVDTGVRTTHNEFEGRAQAVYTAFSGDNADSVGHGTHVSGTIAGKTYGVSKKATIQAVKVFQGSSSSTSIILAGFNWAANDIISKSRTARSVVNMSLGGGYSASFNNAVDSASRSGIISAIAAGNDGANAANTSPASAASAITVGAIDSNWAIASYSNYGTVLDIFAPGSAVLSAWYTSNSATNSISGTSMATPHIAGLVLYGISVNGVSGVSGVTNWLTSTATSGQITGNLRSSPNLIGNNGNTAQ; the protein is encoded by the exons ATGGTGAACTTCAAGAGCCTCACTTTCGCCGCTACAACCCTCCTCGGGCTCGTCAACGCCGCTCCTACTACTGCCAAGGTTGACTCCAGCAAGATCATTCCTGGCAAGTACATCGTCACCCTCAAGTCTGATATTGCTGCTGCCGATGTCGAGAGCCATCTCAGCTGGGTTGAGGATGTTCACAAGCGTGGACTGAACAAGCGTGCCGAGAAGGGTGTTGAGCGCACCTACAACGGCAAGTATGGCTTCCACGGCTATGCTGGCTCTTTCGACAAGAGCACCATCAAGGAGATTAAGGAGAACCCCGAT GTTGCCATCGTCGAAGAGGACCGCGAGTGGGTCATCAACtgggttgaggaggaggaagaagaggcagagACTCTTGCAAAGCGTGCCTTGACTACTCAGAGTGGCGCCACTTGGGGACTCGGCACGGTCTCTCACCGTTCCAGGGGATCTACCAGCTACATCTACGATACCAACGCTGGTACCAACACATATGCCTACGTCGTCGACACTGGTGTTCGAACCACCCACAATGAATTTGAGGGTCGTGCTCAGGCCGTCTACACTGCCTTCAGTGGCGACAACGCCGATTCTGTAGGCCACGGTACTCACGTCTCTGGCACCATTGCCGGCAAGACCTATGGTGTCTCCAAGAAGGCCACCATCCAGGCTGTCAAGGTCTTCCAGGGCAGCTCTTCTAGCACCTCTATCATTCTCGCTGGTTTCAACTGGGCCGCCAACGATATCATCTCCAAGAGTCGAACTGCTCGCTCTGTCGTGAACATGTCTCTTGGTGGTGGTTACTCTGCTTCTTTCAACAACGCCGTCGACTCTGCTTCCCGATCTGGTATCATCTCTGCCATTGCTGCTGGAAACGATGGTGCCAACGCCGCCAACACCTctcctgcttctgctgcCAGCGCTATCACCGTCGGTGCTATCGACAGCAACTGGGCCATTGCCTCTTACTCCAACTACGGCACCGTCCTTGACATCTTTGCTCCCGGTTCCGCCGTTCTCTCTGCGTGGTACACTAGCAACAGTgccaccaacagcatcagcgGTACCTCTATGGCTACTCCCCACATTGCTGGTCTTGTCCTTTACGGTATCTCTGTCAACGGTGTCTCCGGCGTCTCTGGTGTCACCAACTGGCTCACCAGCACTGCTACTTCTGGCCAGATCACTGGCAACCTCCGCAGCTCCCCCAACCTGATCGGTAACAACGGCAACACTGCCCAGTAA